In the genome of Pseudorca crassidens isolate mPseCra1 chromosome 14, mPseCra1.hap1, whole genome shotgun sequence, one region contains:
- the LOC137205532 gene encoding uncharacterized protein yields the protein MDLWCRLLCLLEDSKSACFRDPRKHHILVEGETVAAGDVGKALTSPAGARDGKEGPCASGAAAGVPAPAVEEDRARSAQARRAGTVPAAPSSAAGAPARARIRPVGWAGSPILFPPRGWGNGAVALTWLVRGGLDGHGSGARGGTGSPEKDRLFGRGAGESGRQAALSTVSEAAPWTPTRSFSAAARPPSHYPPPSSAAAAAAASTSSSAETPRPLHTLSHHAAGEPLPPTRHFRAQVARSGPGAGECWGGGGEDTLGESVSQHAYPCAGAVAQSAGRHFGCGQAALFLDFLRVIEL from the exons ATGGACCTTTGGTGCCGTCTCCTCTGCCTGTTGGAGGACTCAAAATCCGCTTGCTTCAGAGACCCTAGGAAGCATCACATTCTGGTCGAG GGCGAGACGGTGGCGGCCGGGGACGTTGGAAAGGCTCTCACTTCCCCGGCCGGTGCCCGGGATGGCAAGGAGGGGCCGTGTGCTTCGGGCGCCGCCGCCGGCGTCCCCGCACCCGCCGTGGAAGAGGACAGAGCCCGGAGCGCGCAGGCCCGCAGAGCCGGCACCGTCCCCGCAGCCCCCAGCTCCGCGGCAGGTGCCCCGGCCCGGGCGAGGATCCGGCCGGTGGGTTGGGCCGGGTCCCCCATCCTCTTTCCCCCGCGCGGCTGGGGGAACGGAGCGGTGGCGCTTACCTGGCTCGTCCGGGGCGGCCTCGATGGGCATGGCTCAGGGGCCCGAGGAGGAACTGGCTCCCCGGAGAAGGACCGGTTATTCGGACGCGGAGCTGGTGAGAGCGGAAGGCAGGCTGCTCTCAGCACTGTCAGCGAAGCAGCGCCATGGACGCCCACCCGGAGTTTCAGCGCTGCCGCGAGACCCCCATCCCATTACCCTCCGCCCTcttccgccgccgccgccgccgccgcctccacctcctcctccgcgGAGACCCCCCGCCCACTCCACACACTCTCCCATCATGCAGCGGGAGAACCGCTGCCGCCGACACGTCACTTCCGGGCGCAGGTGGCTAGGTCGGGGCCGGGCGCTGGTGAGTgctgggggggtggaggggaggacaCTCTGGGGGAATCAGTGTCACAGCACGCTTACCCCTGCGCAGGCGCCGTCGCTCAGAGCGCCGGCCGCCATTTTGGGTGCGGGCAAGCTGCCCTTTTTCTTGACTTCCTCCGAGTCATCGAGCTGTGA